A section of the Triticum dicoccoides isolate Atlit2015 ecotype Zavitan chromosome 7A, WEW_v2.0, whole genome shotgun sequence genome encodes:
- the LOC119332222 gene encoding uncharacterized protein LOC119332222: protein MRHPPPDPSAHSCPCSLSAYGAAPLALLPDDVGGCAGLYPRGLAKWRASDGVARGPEEARAVVLVDVYLPDLNVNKADDVLLHCRILAECAVDPDEIHPPSPSPLRQPRRPSPRWRGCSRMTPSRRRASALGWHLLYVE, encoded by the exons ATGCGCCACCCGCCTCCGGATCCCTCTGCCCACTCGTGCCCCTGCTCCCTCTCCGCCTACGGGGCCGCGCCCCTTGCGCTGCTCCCCGACGACGTGGGCGGGTGCGCGGGCCTCTACCCGCGGGGCTTGGCCAAGTGGCGGGCGAGCGATGGTGTCGCGAGGGGGCCGGAGGAGGCCAGGGCGGTGGTCCTCGTCGACGTGTACCTCCCCGACCTCAACGTGAACAAGGCCGACGACGTGCTGCTGCATTGCCGGATCCTCGCAGAGTGCGCGGTGGACCCCGACGAGATCCacccgccctctccctctcccctgcgTCAGCCCCGTCGTCCGTCCCCGAG ATGGAGAGGGTGCTCAAGGATGACGCCATCTAGGAGAAGGGCGAGCGCGCTAGGATG GCATCTTTTGTATGTTGAATAG